Proteins found in one Hyalangium gracile genomic segment:
- a CDS encoding HlyD family secretion protein yields MAGHSHSLPLTHEQVERAAFTLVRAPRAAHVLARVLVALVATTVAVLVLAPWQQTAIGTGRVVAFTPVERQQYVEAPVEGRVERWEVREGSRVRKGDLLAELSDNDPQLLSRLEQEREAVSQRVEAAKARAAALEARVGQLTGSRTQATSAAVARVAMAVDRTHAASRALEAAEAAHRTAQLNLERQQRLAAGGLTSTRAVELAELEAVRASTEAERARVALSAARSEEAALRADQGRVGNDVSAAVEDARASRAAALAEVASGQAELARMDVRLARQRTQQVRAPMDATVLRLVGGLGGELLKAGDPLVVLVPDTESRAVELWVEGNDVPLLSEGRHVRLQFEGWPAVQFSGWPSVAVGTFGGKVALIDSTDDGKGKFRILVVPDEKDEAWPSAAYLRQGVRVNGWVFLNRVRLGYELWRRFNGFPPSVDMPEPAKQEAKK; encoded by the coding sequence ATGGCTGGCCATTCCCACTCCCTGCCCCTCACCCACGAGCAGGTGGAGCGGGCCGCCTTCACCCTGGTACGAGCCCCCCGCGCGGCCCACGTGCTGGCGCGCGTGCTGGTGGCCCTGGTGGCCACCACCGTCGCGGTGCTCGTGCTCGCGCCCTGGCAGCAGACCGCCATCGGCACCGGCCGGGTGGTGGCCTTCACCCCGGTGGAGCGCCAGCAGTACGTCGAGGCCCCCGTCGAGGGCCGCGTGGAGCGCTGGGAGGTCCGCGAGGGCAGCCGCGTGCGCAAGGGCGATCTCCTGGCGGAGCTGAGCGACAACGATCCGCAGCTGCTCTCGCGGCTCGAGCAGGAGCGCGAGGCGGTGAGCCAGCGGGTGGAGGCGGCGAAGGCGCGCGCGGCGGCGCTCGAGGCCCGCGTGGGGCAGCTCACCGGCTCGCGCACCCAGGCCACCTCCGCGGCCGTGGCGCGCGTGGCCATGGCGGTGGATCGCACCCACGCGGCCAGCCGCGCGCTCGAGGCGGCCGAGGCGGCGCACCGCACCGCCCAGCTCAACCTCGAGCGTCAGCAGCGGCTGGCGGCGGGCGGGCTCACCTCCACGCGCGCCGTGGAGCTCGCGGAGCTGGAGGCCGTGCGCGCCAGCACCGAGGCGGAGCGGGCCCGGGTGGCGCTGAGCGCGGCGCGCAGTGAGGAGGCGGCCCTGCGCGCGGACCAGGGCCGGGTGGGCAACGACGTGTCCGCCGCGGTGGAGGACGCCCGGGCCTCGCGCGCGGCGGCCCTGGCGGAGGTGGCCTCCGGACAGGCGGAGCTGGCTCGCATGGATGTGCGCCTGGCCCGTCAGCGCACCCAGCAGGTGCGCGCGCCCATGGATGCCACCGTGCTGCGGCTGGTGGGCGGCCTCGGCGGCGAGCTGCTGAAGGCGGGGGATCCGCTGGTGGTGCTCGTGCCGGACACCGAGTCCCGCGCGGTGGAGCTCTGGGTGGAGGGCAATGACGTTCCCCTGCTCTCGGAGGGACGGCACGTGCGGCTCCAGTTCGAGGGCTGGCCGGCGGTGCAGTTCAGCGGCTGGCCCTCGGTGGCGGTGGGCACCTTTGGTGGGAAGGTGGCGCTCATCGACTCCACGGATGATGGGAAGGGGAAGTTCCGCATCCTGGTCGTCCCCGACGAGAAGGATGAGGCGTGGCCCTCGGCCGCGTACCTGCGGCAGGGCGTGCGGGTGAATGGGTGGGTGTTCCTCAACCGCGTGCGGCTCGGCTATG
- a CDS encoding peptidase domain-containing ABC transporter has product MIQPLSESQASGTFTLESTSPTEARSPAHASHEELRAAPFTPEALLPVLEALGEPAGVAVDPMALHRWSRAHPERPSEAWTERLQEACAAVGLRGVCQRMSVKEVLAGGLTLPAVILGPMGWVLLSERRREQVRVVMMGQTEPRPRWVRGPKLMAMAGATSQTQPLDWVVAVPTMPLERVGGGGGHGGEHPTPMQRLRSLLWLERDDLKVVLVYAVAAGMLSLATPIAVQALVNSVAFGSLLQPLVVLSILVMGALAFAAMLRALHIHVVEIIQQRIFVRVALDAAHRIPRVRREAFDRSYGPELVNRFFDVLTIQKTLAVFLIDGVSLVLQALIGMMVLAFYHPVLLAFDVLLIAATFVIVLVLGQRGTDTAIEESKSKYAVAAWLEELARHPLTFRSKDGTAYAEAQADVLARRYLGTRQRHFSIVFRQVVGSLGLQVVASALLLGLGGWLVIQRELTLGQLVAAELIVTAVLASFVKFGKHVENFYDLLAAVDKLGHLVDLPLEEEGPHRETLLARPGGLTVRLHDVHFEYAEGRPALGGLGLELAAGAKVAILADSGVGKSTLADLLFGMRMPTRGRVELAGVDTRRASLAELRTQVALVRGVELLEGSVMENVQVGRARVGPAEVRKALASVGLLEPVLALPQGLDTPLGPGGAPLSSGQVRRLMVARALAGAPRLLVLDDALEGLGVRGRREVMDALLAKGAPWTLVVLCSEEDEAVRRIPQRYTLTQLMAGTPRGGR; this is encoded by the coding sequence ATGATTCAACCGCTGAGCGAGTCGCAGGCTTCTGGAACGTTCACCCTCGAGAGCACGTCCCCTACGGAGGCACGGTCGCCCGCCCATGCATCGCACGAGGAACTCCGTGCCGCTCCCTTCACCCCGGAGGCGCTGCTGCCGGTACTGGAGGCCCTGGGCGAACCCGCCGGTGTCGCCGTGGATCCGATGGCGCTCCACCGCTGGAGCCGCGCCCATCCTGAGCGCCCGTCCGAGGCGTGGACGGAGCGCTTGCAGGAGGCCTGCGCGGCGGTAGGCCTGCGCGGCGTGTGCCAGCGCATGTCGGTGAAGGAGGTACTCGCGGGAGGCCTCACGCTGCCTGCCGTCATTCTGGGGCCCATGGGCTGGGTGCTCCTCTCAGAGCGCCGGCGCGAGCAGGTGCGCGTCGTCATGATGGGGCAGACGGAGCCTCGGCCTCGCTGGGTGCGCGGGCCGAAGCTCATGGCCATGGCAGGCGCGACCAGCCAGACCCAGCCACTGGACTGGGTGGTAGCGGTGCCCACCATGCCGCTGGAACGGGTAGGAGGCGGTGGAGGCCACGGCGGCGAGCATCCCACCCCCATGCAGCGGCTGCGCTCCCTGCTGTGGCTGGAGCGGGACGATCTGAAGGTCGTCCTCGTCTATGCCGTCGCCGCGGGCATGCTCTCGCTGGCCACCCCTATCGCCGTGCAGGCGCTGGTGAACTCGGTGGCGTTCGGCTCGCTGCTGCAGCCCCTCGTCGTCCTCTCCATCCTGGTGATGGGCGCGCTCGCCTTCGCGGCCATGCTCCGGGCGCTCCACATCCATGTGGTGGAGATCATCCAGCAGCGCATCTTCGTGCGCGTGGCGCTGGACGCCGCGCACCGCATCCCCCGGGTGCGTCGCGAGGCCTTTGATCGCAGCTATGGCCCGGAGCTCGTCAACCGCTTCTTCGACGTGCTCACCATCCAGAAGACGCTGGCCGTCTTCCTGATCGACGGCGTCAGCCTGGTGCTCCAGGCCCTCATCGGCATGATGGTGCTGGCCTTCTACCACCCGGTGCTGCTCGCCTTCGACGTGCTGCTCATCGCGGCCACGTTCGTCATCGTCCTGGTGCTGGGCCAGCGGGGCACGGACACCGCCATCGAGGAGTCCAAGTCCAAGTACGCGGTGGCCGCCTGGCTGGAGGAGCTGGCCCGGCACCCGCTCACCTTCCGCTCGAAGGACGGCACCGCGTACGCCGAGGCGCAGGCGGACGTGCTGGCCCGGCGCTACCTGGGGACGCGGCAGCGCCACTTCTCCATCGTGTTCCGCCAGGTGGTGGGCTCGCTGGGGCTCCAGGTGGTGGCCAGCGCCCTGCTGCTCGGGCTGGGCGGCTGGCTCGTCATCCAGCGGGAGCTCACCCTGGGCCAGCTCGTCGCCGCCGAGCTCATCGTCACCGCCGTGCTCGCCTCGTTCGTCAAGTTCGGCAAGCACGTGGAGAACTTCTACGATTTGCTGGCCGCGGTGGACAAGCTGGGACACCTGGTGGACCTGCCGCTCGAGGAGGAGGGCCCCCACCGGGAGACCCTGCTGGCGCGGCCAGGCGGGCTGACGGTGCGGCTGCACGACGTCCACTTCGAGTACGCCGAGGGCAGGCCGGCGCTGGGGGGGCTCGGGCTGGAGCTGGCCGCGGGCGCGAAGGTGGCCATCCTCGCCGACAGCGGCGTGGGCAAGAGCACCCTGGCGGACCTGCTCTTCGGCATGCGCATGCCCACCCGCGGCCGGGTGGAGCTGGCGGGGGTGGACACACGCCGCGCCTCGCTGGCCGAGCTGCGCACCCAGGTGGCGCTGGTGCGCGGGGTGGAGCTGCTGGAGGGCTCCGTGATGGAGAACGTGCAGGTGGGCCGTGCCAGGGTGGGCCCGGCCGAGGTGCGCAAGGCGCTCGCCTCGGTGGGGCTGCTGGAGCCCGTCCTCGCGCTGCCCCAGGGCCTGGACACCCCGCTGGGGCCGGGAGGCGCCCCGCTGTCCAGCGGGCAGGTGCGGCGGCTGATGGTGGCGCGCGCCCTGGCCGGCGCTCCCCGCCTCCTCGTCCTGGACGACGCGCTCGAGGGGCTCGGCGTGCGCGGCCGCCGGGAGGTGATGGACGCCCTGCTCGCCAAGGGTGCGCCCTGGACGCTGGTGGTGCTCTGCAGCGAGGAGGATGAGGCCGTGCGGCGCATTCCCCAGCGCTACACCCTCACGCAGCTGATGGCGGGGACACCCCGAGGAGGACGCTGA
- a CDS encoding LysR family transcriptional regulator: MLLFVEVVATGGITAAAERLGLRKSTVSRRLAALEERLGTRLLERNTRRLRLTEVGRQYHAECSRLVAEAREVNRALSESRDTPQGTLRIATLSLLGELLTPVIAEFLLREPRMRVEVSLAQAHVDLIAEEYDLALRTGPLADSTLMSRRLGLVRTGYYASPAYLGSRGTPRSPEELQGHECVLLAEPGTDEVWFFGEGKGARTVPVSGRLRVPSVRAGQAAARAGLGVVRLPASLVPEDVRAGMLVPILASETPPGIPVFAVYPSSRQLAPKVRAFLGMLLERSAAVPWEAEVPPTAPRSPRSRG, encoded by the coding sequence ATGCTGCTCTTCGTTGAAGTCGTGGCGACGGGCGGCATCACGGCCGCGGCGGAGCGGCTGGGCCTGCGCAAGTCGACGGTGAGCCGCCGGCTCGCGGCGCTCGAGGAGCGGCTGGGGACACGGCTGCTCGAGCGCAACACGCGCAGGCTGCGCCTCACGGAGGTGGGGCGCCAGTACCACGCGGAGTGCTCGCGGCTCGTCGCGGAGGCGCGGGAGGTCAACCGCGCGCTGAGCGAGTCTCGCGACACACCTCAGGGCACGCTGCGCATCGCGACCCTCTCGCTGCTCGGCGAGCTGCTCACGCCCGTCATCGCCGAGTTCCTCCTGCGCGAGCCTCGGATGCGCGTGGAGGTCTCCCTCGCCCAGGCGCACGTGGACCTGATCGCCGAGGAGTATGATCTCGCGCTGCGCACCGGACCGCTGGCCGACTCCACGCTGATGTCGCGCCGGCTCGGGCTCGTGCGCACCGGCTATTACGCCAGCCCCGCCTATCTCGGCAGCCGCGGCACGCCTCGTTCTCCCGAGGAGCTGCAGGGACACGAGTGCGTCCTGCTGGCCGAGCCCGGCACGGACGAGGTCTGGTTCTTCGGGGAAGGGAAGGGCGCACGGACGGTGCCGGTGAGCGGCCGGCTGCGCGTGCCCAGTGTCCGCGCCGGTCAGGCGGCGGCAAGGGCGGGGCTGGGCGTGGTGCGGCTGCCCGCGTCCCTGGTCCCGGAGGATGTCCGCGCCGGGATGCTCGTGCCCATCCTGGCGTCCGAGACACCTCCCGGCATCCCCGTCTTCGCCGTCTACCCCAGCAGCCGCCAGCTGGCTCCGAAGGTGCGCGCCTTCTTGGGCATGCTTCTGGAGCGCAGCGCCGCGGTTCCCTGGGAGGCAGAGGTTCCTCCCACCGCTCCTCGTTCTCCCCGGTCTCGCGGCTGA
- the trxA gene encoding thioredoxin encodes MAGEVIEVGDAEFQREVLESKQPVLVDFMATWCPPCRVLAPVLETLASEYKGRVKFAKLNVDDHQRTPEEYGIRAMPTLLVFKEGRVVKQIVGAVPRAKLEEALRPLVS; translated from the coding sequence ATGGCAGGGGAAGTCATCGAGGTGGGGGATGCGGAGTTCCAGCGCGAGGTGCTCGAGTCCAAGCAGCCGGTGTTGGTGGACTTCATGGCGACGTGGTGCCCTCCGTGCCGCGTCCTCGCTCCGGTCCTCGAAACCCTGGCCTCCGAGTACAAGGGGCGGGTGAAGTTCGCCAAGCTCAACGTCGATGACCACCAGCGGACGCCAGAGGAGTACGGCATCCGAGCGATGCCGACGCTGCTCGTCTTCAAGGAGGGCAGGGTGGTCAAGCAGATCGTCGGCGCGGTGCCTCGCGCGAAGCTGGAAGAGGCGCTCCGTCCGCTGGTCTCCTGA
- a CDS encoding SDR family oxidoreductase, which translates to MEPLNGRTALVTGASAGIGEACAIALSRAGASLVLTGRRRDRLEALAAKLGTPSHVIELDVRSRPEVEAKLSSLPAPFAEVDILVNNAGLGLGLEPAHAASLDDWETMVDTNCKGLLYVTRALLPGMVQRNRGHVVNLGSIAATYPYPGGNVYGATKAFVHQFTENLKADLAGTRVRVTCVEPGMVQTDFSTVRFKGDAERASKVYEGMEPLVAADIADIVLFCVTRPPHVNLNVVEVMPADQGFGPFNVKRR; encoded by the coding sequence ATGGAACCTCTCAATGGAAGGACGGCGCTCGTCACGGGCGCCAGCGCGGGCATCGGTGAGGCCTGCGCCATCGCCCTCTCGCGCGCGGGAGCCAGTCTCGTCCTGACGGGCCGCCGCCGCGATCGGCTCGAGGCCCTGGCCGCGAAGCTCGGCACGCCCTCGCACGTCATCGAGCTGGATGTGCGCTCGCGCCCGGAGGTCGAAGCGAAGCTCTCCTCGCTGCCGGCCCCGTTCGCCGAGGTGGACATCCTCGTCAACAACGCCGGCCTGGGCCTGGGCCTTGAGCCCGCCCACGCCGCGTCGCTCGACGACTGGGAGACGATGGTCGACACCAACTGCAAGGGCCTCCTCTATGTGACGCGAGCGCTCCTGCCCGGCATGGTGCAGCGCAACCGTGGCCACGTCGTGAACCTCGGCTCGATCGCCGCCACGTACCCCTACCCGGGCGGCAACGTCTACGGCGCGACCAAGGCCTTCGTGCACCAGTTCACCGAGAACCTGAAGGCGGACCTGGCAGGCACCCGCGTGCGCGTCACCTGCGTGGAGCCCGGCATGGTGCAGACGGACTTCTCCACCGTGCGCTTCAAGGGCGATGCCGAGCGTGCGAGCAAGGTCTACGAGGGCATGGAGCCGCTCGTGGCCGCGGACATCGCGGACATCGTGCTGTTCTGCGTGACTCGCCCGCCCCACGTGAACCTCAACGTCGTTGAGGTCATGCCCGCGGACCAGGGCTTCGGTCCCTTCAACGTCAAGCGCCGGTAG
- a CDS encoding MBL fold metallo-hydrolase: MRFSLVVLLALLLGCAASRGDHLYSNSVEEQGDRRVGQYISSDWSFQTSSFWIEGPEGLILIDTQFLPSALRKLIRYGEQRTGKASKLAIVLHPNPDRFNGTAWLQSQEVPVVTSEQVRDLIADVHAKWSPVFFEKYSMGGYPRTLALPDSLGSSTRELSAGGLTVKVHVLGSGCSPAHLVIEWEGHLFVGDLVANGSHSWFENGRVDEWLHRLEELRALRPKWIHPGHGLSGGPELLDQQAEYLRAVVEAVAAARKQGLPHRDALGRAKEELTRRYPHHLNPLFLPMLLGAELSRQAAESTP; this comes from the coding sequence ATGAGATTCTCACTCGTGGTTCTGCTCGCGCTCCTCCTCGGCTGCGCCGCTTCCCGAGGGGATCACCTGTACTCGAACTCCGTGGAGGAGCAGGGAGACCGTCGCGTCGGCCAGTACATCTCGTCCGACTGGTCGTTCCAGACGTCCTCGTTCTGGATCGAGGGCCCCGAGGGGCTCATCTTGATCGACACGCAGTTCCTTCCCTCCGCGCTGAGGAAGCTGATCCGTTACGGGGAGCAGCGCACCGGTAAGGCGAGCAAGCTGGCGATCGTCTTGCACCCGAACCCCGACCGCTTCAACGGAACGGCCTGGCTCCAGTCTCAAGAGGTCCCCGTCGTCACCTCCGAGCAGGTTCGCGACCTCATCGCGGACGTCCACGCGAAGTGGTCCCCTGTCTTCTTCGAGAAGTACAGCATGGGCGGCTACCCCCGGACACTCGCGCTCCCGGACAGCCTGGGCAGTAGCACCCGGGAGCTCAGCGCGGGGGGCCTCACCGTGAAGGTGCACGTGCTCGGCAGCGGGTGCAGCCCGGCCCATCTGGTCATCGAGTGGGAAGGGCACCTCTTCGTGGGCGACCTGGTCGCGAATGGCTCCCACAGCTGGTTCGAGAACGGCCGGGTCGACGAGTGGCTCCACCGCCTCGAAGAGCTGCGCGCCCTGCGGCCGAAGTGGATCCACCCGGGGCATGGACTCTCCGGTGGGCCCGAACTGCTGGACCAGCAGGCGGAGTACCTCCGCGCCGTGGTCGAGGCGGTTGCGGCGGCACGGAAGCAGGGCCTGCCCCATCGCGATGCGCTCGGACGGGCCAAGGAGGAGCTGACCCGGCGCTACCCCCATCACCTCAACCCTCTCTTCCTGCCGATGCTGCTGGGAGCGGAGTTGTCGCGCCAGGCTGCCGAATCCACCCCGTGA
- a CDS encoding 3-deoxy-7-phosphoheptulonate synthase, translating into MTARTENLNVVGVDHMPSPVEIKARVPMTGQAAEAVLAGRRALMDILDRKDPRMFVIVGPCSIHDPKAGLDYARRLRKLADDVRDTFHIIMRVYFEKPRTSTGWKGFINDPRMDDSFHIEEGMERGRRFLRDVAELGLPAATEALDPIAPQYYGDLVSWTAIGARTAESQTHREMASGLSTPVGFKNGTDGSLEAAVNGILSASRPHSFLGLSDSGASAIIRTGGNAYGHLVLRGGGGRPNYDTVSIALAEQALTKAKLPRNIVVDCSHSNSWKKPELQPLVMRDVIHQIREGNRSVVGLMVESFIEAGNQPIPADLSQLRYGCSVTDACVDWATTEQMLRKGHEVLRDVLRSRGTA; encoded by the coding sequence ATGACCGCTCGCACTGAAAACCTGAATGTCGTTGGCGTCGACCACATGCCCTCGCCGGTGGAGATCAAGGCGAGGGTGCCGATGACCGGGCAGGCGGCCGAGGCCGTGCTCGCCGGGCGCCGTGCCCTGATGGACATCCTGGACCGCAAGGACCCGCGCATGTTCGTCATCGTGGGCCCGTGCTCCATCCACGATCCGAAGGCGGGCCTGGACTACGCGCGACGGCTGCGCAAGCTGGCCGACGACGTCCGCGACACCTTCCACATCATCATGCGGGTGTACTTCGAGAAGCCGCGCACCTCCACCGGGTGGAAGGGCTTCATCAACGATCCGCGGATGGATGACTCCTTCCACATCGAGGAGGGCATGGAGCGGGGCCGTCGCTTCCTGCGGGACGTGGCCGAGCTGGGCCTGCCGGCGGCGACCGAGGCGCTGGATCCGATCGCGCCGCAGTACTACGGCGATCTGGTGTCCTGGACGGCGATCGGCGCGCGCACCGCGGAGAGCCAGACGCACCGAGAGATGGCCTCGGGGCTGTCGACGCCGGTGGGCTTCAAGAACGGGACGGACGGCTCGCTGGAGGCGGCGGTCAACGGCATCCTCTCCGCCTCGCGTCCGCACAGCTTCCTGGGGCTGAGCGACAGCGGCGCGTCGGCGATCATCCGCACGGGCGGCAACGCCTACGGCCACCTGGTGCTGCGCGGCGGCGGCGGGCGGCCCAACTACGACACGGTGTCGATCGCGCTCGCGGAGCAGGCGCTCACCAAGGCGAAGCTGCCGCGCAACATCGTGGTGGACTGCTCGCACTCGAACTCGTGGAAGAAGCCCGAGCTGCAGCCGCTGGTGATGCGCGACGTCATCCATCAGATCCGCGAGGGCAACCGCTCCGTGGTGGGCCTGATGGTGGAGAGCTTCATCGAGGCGGGCAATCAGCCCATCCCGGCGGACCTCTCGCAGCTGCGCTACGGCTGCTCGGTGACGGACGCGTGCGTGGACTGGGCCACCACCGAGCAGATGCTGCGCAAGGGCCACGAGGTGCTGCGCGACGTGCTGCGCTCTCGCGGCACGGCGTGA
- a CDS encoding acyltransferase family protein: protein MRGIGILLVVLVHVLGVDAVHGVRKLFPPNRADLRVLVDIIHSFNMAVMLMGSGVAVAAFGKEDPSLVDFLRKKLNKLFVPMLVWAPVLFLMQELSWGLPHGKEAWLKLFLQMPTTWFPPYSIFWFVHALVGCTLVAWVFRRFAAPVFGRWTWAAYFGLTLVMHLAASPWTSLHTGVLNEYVELILYWNRFFALGILVYPWLAPVRQWLSRSAVSVQALVPATFLGLIILVYALLPLEQYSVVNAINGTLGFCMLFSLTVFLRGRSLHWGSVWRFAWSRLSFTGSISMILYLFHLYFVSGMRIGLERLHPETAVGVHVVLGTLAGCVGPWLIYMLFKGQGWFHWSIGSSRPVPRPVPAEQPREGLAPTP, encoded by the coding sequence ATGCGGGGCATCGGCATCCTGCTGGTGGTGCTGGTGCACGTACTCGGAGTGGACGCCGTCCACGGGGTGCGGAAGCTCTTCCCTCCGAACCGGGCCGACCTCCGAGTGCTGGTGGACATCATCCACAGCTTCAACATGGCCGTGATGTTGATGGGCTCGGGCGTGGCGGTGGCGGCCTTCGGGAAGGAGGACCCGTCGCTGGTGGACTTCCTGCGCAAGAAGCTGAACAAGCTCTTCGTGCCGATGCTCGTCTGGGCGCCCGTGCTCTTCCTGATGCAGGAGCTGTCGTGGGGCCTGCCGCATGGCAAGGAGGCGTGGCTCAAGCTCTTCCTGCAGATGCCCACCACGTGGTTCCCGCCGTACTCCATCTTCTGGTTCGTGCACGCGCTGGTGGGCTGCACCCTGGTGGCCTGGGTGTTCCGCCGGTTCGCCGCGCCCGTGTTCGGCCGGTGGACGTGGGCGGCCTACTTCGGGCTCACGCTGGTGATGCACCTGGCGGCAAGCCCCTGGACGTCGCTCCACACCGGCGTGCTCAACGAGTACGTCGAGCTGATCCTCTACTGGAACCGCTTCTTCGCCCTGGGCATCCTCGTCTACCCGTGGCTGGCCCCCGTGCGCCAGTGGCTCTCGCGCTCCGCGGTCTCCGTCCAGGCGCTGGTGCCGGCCACCTTCCTGGGGCTCATCATCCTCGTGTATGCGCTGCTGCCGCTCGAGCAGTACTCGGTGGTCAACGCCATCAACGGGACGCTGGGCTTCTGCATGCTGTTCTCGCTGACCGTCTTCCTGCGCGGCCGCAGCCTGCACTGGGGCTCGGTGTGGCGGTTCGCCTGGAGCCGGCTGTCGTTCACCGGCTCCATCAGCATGATCCTCTACCTGTTCCACCTCTACTTCGTGTCGGGGATGCGCATCGGGCTGGAGCGCCTGCACCCGGAGACGGCGGTGGGGGTGCACGTGGTGCTCGGCACCCTGGCGGGGTGCGTGGGCCCCTGGCTCATCTACATGCTCTTCAAGGGCCAGGGCTGGTTCCACTGGAGCATCGGTAGCTCCCGGCCTGTCCCGCGCCCCGTGCCCGCGGAGCAGCCTCGCGAGGGGCTGGCTCCGACACCGTGA